Genomic window (Gemmatimonadota bacterium):
CCGATTCGACATCTGCGACGGTCGCCATACCGCTCTCGGCAACCGCGACCAGTTCGGCTGGCACCTGTTCAAGCAGTCGCCACGCCGCTTCGCGATCGATCGAAAAGTTGTCGAGGTCGCGCGAATTGACTCCGATGATCCTGGCCCCCGCCGCGAGGGCTGCCGAAATTTCGGCCGCGTTGTGGGTCTCCACGAGCGTGGCGAGGCCAAGTTCTCCGGCGAAATGGACCAGCCGGCCAAGTTGGGCCTGGTCCAGGGCCCGAACTATCAGCAGGGCCGCCGAGGCTCCGGCAGCGCGCGCCTCGAGCAGCTGGACTTCGTCGAGGATGAAGTCCTTCCGGAGCAATGGCACGGAGACCGCGCCTGCCACGGATTCGAGATCGGCCAGGGCGCCTCCGAAGAAGGGACCGTCAGTGAGTACCGACACCGCAGCCGCACCACCCCGCGCATAGGCCTCGGCAAGCTCGACGGGATTCAGTCCCTCGTTGATGGCTCCGGCGGAGGGGGAGCGTCGCTTGACCTCGGCAATGAGGGTGACCGTTTCGCGCCGCAGGGCGGCTTCGAAGTCGGCCGGGACGGACCGGGCGAGTGCCGCCCGTTCAAGTTCCGCCCCCCTGCGACGGAGGTCAGGGAGGGTATCCCTGGTGGCGGCGAGGATGGCATCGAGTACGGGCATCTTGCTCTTCGGTTTCCGTTCGGGTAGCTTCTGCTTCGGGTTCTCTTCGCCATCGCCTTGGAGGCCGTCGTGCCACTGACCAGGAAGCAGCGCGAGATTCTCGACTATCTCGAATCGGCCATCGCCCGGAACGGCTTTGCGCCGAGTTTCGAAGAGATCGCCGAGCAGTTCGGCTACCAGTCGCTCGCCACCGTGCACGAGCACCTGAGCAATCTGGAGAAGAAGGGCTATATCCGCCGCGGATACAATGAGAGCCGGGCGATCGAAGTCCTCCCTCCACGCGGCAGCGCGGGCGCGACCGAGATTCCCCTGCTCGGATCCGTCGCCGCCGGCTACCCGATCGAATCACTGATGAGTGGCGAAGTCGTGCCGGTTCCCGACAGCATGCTCCCACGCCGCGGTCCGAACTACGCCCTGCGGGTTCGCGGCGAATCCATGATCGACGAGCAGATCCTCGACGGTGATCTGGTTGTCGTCAACGGCCGCGAAACCGCCGACAACGGCGAAATGGTGATTGCGCTGGTCAACGGCAGTGAGGCAACGGTCAAGCGGTTCTATCGCGAGCCGGGCGGATGGATTCGCCTGCAGCCAGCCAACCCGGTGATGCGCCCGCTCCGCTACCAGGAGCGCGACGTGCTGATTCAGGGCGTCGTCGTCGGGGTGATCCGGAAGTTCTAGCGCCCGGCCAGCTCGCGAAGCCGCTCCAGCCGATCCGCGGCCGCACCGCTCGTCAGTGCGCGCCGCGCCGCCAACACGGATGCCTCCCAGTCCAGCCCCTGCCCCGACACGTACACCGCAGCCGCCGCGTTGTGCACCACGGCGGCGACCAGCGCGGGCATCGCCTGCGCGGGTCCTCGCAAGAGTGACTCAATGCGCTCGGCATTGTCCGCGGGCTCGCCACCCTCGAGTCCCGCAAGCGTCTCGCTACCAAGACCGAATTCTGCAGGATCCAGGCGCCACGGGGTGACCGTGCCGTTTCGGATCTCCCACACGCTCGTCAGCCCCACCGGGGAAATCTCATCCATCCCGATATCGGCGTGGACCACCAGCGCATGCGATGCGCCGAGCCGGGCCAGCGCCTCGGCGATCACGGGGGCACGTGCTGCGTCGGCGACGCCTACCACCTGCCGGGTAGCACCGGCCGGGTTGGCCAGCGGGCCGATCAGGTTCATCAGCGTCGGCACCCCGAGTTCGCGACGAACAGGTGCCACGTGACGCATCGCGGGGTGATATGCCGGGGCGAACAGGAAGACGAGGCCGGTCTGCTCCAGCACATCCGCTGCCTGCCCGGGAGTGAGTTCCAGCGAAAGGCCGAGGGCCTCCAGCACGTCGGCCGACCCCGAACGCGACGTGAACGAGCGGTTCCCGTGCTTGGCTACCCTGACGCCCGCAGCGGCGGCCACAAATGCGGCGGCAGTAGAGAGGTTCAGTGTTGTGGTCCGACCGCCGCCGGTCCCGCAGGTATCGACGAGCAGGTCGGGGTTGGCACCCGGCACAGAGCGCATCGCAAGACGGAGCGCCCGGACTGCACCGGCGATCTCCGCCGGCGTCTCGCCACGGGTGCGCATCGCCATGAGCGCGGCCCCCACACTGGCAGGGCCGGCGGCCCCCGACATGATCTCGGTGAAAGCAGCTTCGGCTTCGGATTCGCTCAGTGTCTCGCCTGCCGCGAGGCGAATGAGCGCCTGGCGAAGCGCGGTCGGAGGTGGGGGCTCTGGGTGGGTCATCGGCGTGGGCAAGCGTATCGGCCTCGCTGTCCTTTTGTCAATATTCACAACGGTTTACGCGGGTTGCCGCCCCTCCCCGATCGGGCTACTTTCCGAGGCTCGATGGAGCGCACTTTTCTGCTCGTTCTGGAGTTCGACGGGACCGGCTTCTGCGGCTGGCAACGCCAGGCCGAGGGCCGCTCGGTGCAGGCGGTCGTGGAGCAGGCTCTGGGACGACTCGCCGGGCGCCCCACGAGAGTGATCGGCGCCGGTCGAACGGATGCCGGAGTCCACGCGCTGGCGATGCCGGTGAGTGCGACGATGCCGGCGCGGTGGGCGCCAACGGAGTTGCTGCGCGCGGCGAATTCGGTGCTGCCGCGAGATGTTGCCGTTCGCGAGATCCGCGAAGTGGTGCCGGGCACCGACGCGCGGCGTGCCGCACTGAGTCGACGCTACCGCTTCGACATCGGAACCGACGGCACCAGCCGATCGCCGTTCCGCAGCCGGACTGAATGGGCAGTCGGGCGGACGCTCGATGCTGAAGCGATGATGCGCAGCGCCGCTCTGTTGCCCGGAGAGCACGACTTCCGTGCCTTCGCCATCGTGGGCGAACCGAAGCCGCACTATCGCTGTCGAGTCCTGGAGGCGTGCTGGACGCCGCTCGATGTTGC
Coding sequences:
- the trpC gene encoding indole-3-glycerol phosphate synthase TrpC; the encoded protein is MPVLDAILAATRDTLPDLRRRGAELERAALARSVPADFEAALRRETVTLIAEVKRRSPSAGAINEGLNPVELAEAYARGGAAAVSVLTDGPFFGGALADLESVAGAVSVPLLRKDFILDEVQLLEARAAGASAALLIVRALDQAQLGRLVHFAGELGLATLVETHNAAEISAALAAGARIIGVNSRDLDNFSIDREAAWRLLEQVPAELVAVAESGMATVADVESAAAAGADAVLIGSALAAAGEPETAARGVSRVSRRGR
- the lexA gene encoding transcriptional repressor LexA encodes the protein MPLTRKQREILDYLESAIARNGFAPSFEEIAEQFGYQSLATVHEHLSNLEKKGYIRRGYNESRAIEVLPPRGSAGATEIPLLGSVAAGYPIESLMSGEVVPVPDSMLPRRGPNYALRVRGESMIDEQILDGDLVVVNGRETADNGEMVIALVNGSEATVKRFYREPGGWIRLQPANPVMRPLRYQERDVLIQGVVVGVIRKF
- the trpD gene encoding anthranilate phosphoribosyltransferase; this translates as MTHPEPPPPTALRQALIRLAAGETLSESEAEAAFTEIMSGAAGPASVGAALMAMRTRGETPAEIAGAVRALRLAMRSVPGANPDLLVDTCGTGGGRTTTLNLSTAAAFVAAAAGVRVAKHGNRSFTSRSGSADVLEALGLSLELTPGQAADVLEQTGLVFLFAPAYHPAMRHVAPVRRELGVPTLMNLIGPLANPAGATRQVVGVADAARAPVIAEALARLGASHALVVHADIGMDEISPVGLTSVWEIRNGTVTPWRLDPAEFGLGSETLAGLEGGEPADNAERIESLLRGPAQAMPALVAAVVHNAAAAVYVSGQGLDWEASVLAARRALTSGAAADRLERLRELAGR
- a CDS encoding tRNA pseudouridine synthase A — protein: MERTFLLVLEFDGTGFCGWQRQAEGRSVQAVVEQALGRLAGRPTRVIGAGRTDAGVHALAMPVSATMPARWAPTELLRAANSVLPRDVAVREIREVVPGTDARRAALSRRYRFDIGTDGTSRSPFRSRTEWAVGRTLDAEAMMRSAALLPGEHDFRAFAIVGEPKPHYRCRVLEACWTPLDVARLRFTIAADRFLHHMVRMLVGTMVDIGLGRRPESDMARLLTLPHNTETSAPAPAAGLRFVEATYPDSIFLSERASW